The Branchiostoma lanceolatum isolate klBraLanc5 chromosome 19, klBraLanc5.hap2, whole genome shotgun sequence DNA segment CAATGAGGATGCTtgggaagaagatgaagaagatatAATACATCGACTGGCGTTGAATGACGACGTGGAACGTTACGTCAGGATAAGGCACGTCAGATgccctgcagaaaaaaaaaacagaaacacatAGCCCTGATCCCACAATGTAAACAAATACTCAAATTACAATACAGTACAACCATAACGTATATTTGTGATCCTTGCCATCATTTGACTTACCCATAGGTTACAACATTTCTTTGTGCTGGCAGATCGATAACTGTCCATATCCCATTGTGGTCGAATTCCAGATCACCAGTAGACGACCTTTTggaaaattgcagaaaaataaATGACAGTCATTGTGACAGTAAATTGTGACGATATATAAAAGAAATAACGGTATGTAACGCTAAGAGTAGAATAATGTAATTATAAGCTGACTGTATGCATATGGGCTAGAGAATTTACTCCAATCGTGAACCGTATTGAGGGGTGGGGGGGCTACAGGcgtagtcacgtttgggactacAGTTTTCTCattgcagcgccacctagcggtggGAAGGAGAACCAGTCACTATGGCCCCGAGGAAAGCACTACTGAACGTAGACGTGTATACTAGTTTTGTTATTGACCGTGCACAAAGAACCTTAATTGATACCTATAAATCATTTTATTTACTCTACGTTTTACAACACACACGTTTTATGAGGAAGGCATTGGGTAGCACACGTACTTGTTAACGACGTCAATGGCTAAGCCATCATATGACCATGACCCGAACTTGAGTGGGCATGTCTGAGTGTCGTAAGGGAAGTCTGCCACGTTGATCTTGCACGAGGCCGTGAATGTGAACGGGTACAGATATGTCACCTCGCCTTCTGAACTGATGGTAGCCTTCGTGTCCGGGAGTTCTGCATAACCCTCTGCAAATATACTAAGAGGAAATAAAGCATTCATTTCAATGAGAAAGATTATGAGGGCAATACAGGcatagtcacgtttgggaccgcattattCCCACTAAAGCGCCATCTAGCGGTGAGAAGTAGAACCAGTAAGTATTGCCATGAGAGGGTAACAGAATAAGCTAGATAAGACAAGAACGTTCAAGATCAAGAAAGCTGCTGCAAAATGTTGCAATGCTGCTGAACATTATTAAAATATAAATGAATATAATTATATTGAaaaggaatacatgtacaatcatacatataCTGTGTATATTTACACAAGTCATGTAGTACCAGATTTATGCTATTTCGTTTGTTACTCTACATTACTTTATGTTTTTAGTCCAAACGTCTAAAGATTGTTTTGTGTACCCGTTTTTAGCattctattgaaatatgtgtaacctccattaacattaatctgccgggttacataaatccgccacgttgaaaaacagtgtgtttgagagatctctagtacagcacccccatgtatacaggagtgcattatacttggTTAGATATCTGTttcgacgtatcttttcagggttgcgaaattatgtaccctggtggaattatgttagtagatggtAGTGTTTACAGTACAGTTGTTATGTAGTGAATCGTGACATGTTGTACTCACCCATTGTAGATAACTATGTCAGGCCGCCAGATGGCGCTGCTTTGGATCCGTACAACGTCTAACCCATAATAGTCATCTGGGTCCCACGATAGATATTCGTCTGTCCAATACTATGGGACAtacaaaacccactcattacaacaaaagtgggacacttcgtcttccactccttccaaataaaagaaacaagagtcttaggacccaaaatctccatgaaacttttttttttattaaacctgttccccccattctatatcgctcaatggtatgacccccggccacatgtttggggctcaggttccacagtgacccactttcgctatcaatagctagtaacagctgttagtagtgctacaatggccaaaactgcaaatatagatttccccattacttaggcaacttaagtccaatttacataatttgcacttcattgtatacaaccctctctaagctacctgccaagtaaataacatgaaaatctgtcgctcctttcttcagttattctcctttgaagattttgacaaatacgccattgcagttccagtgacacataccagagagcccaaaatcgaccttgacctttcctcctccccacacctacccacataacaaatatcattacaattcatctacacgttctatagttatgctgattttacgcattcggtgacacatacatacacacacagtgacacaaacatacacacacgcgcacacacacgcaaacacactaactttgcatgatttgcacttcagtgtgtacatctctgtccaacctacctgcgtaccaaataacatgaaaatctgttgttcctctcttcagttatacccctttagaacatttttacaaataggccattgcagttaacgttccagggacacaaaccagggagcccaaaatcgaccttgaccattctcctcccagcgcatacccacataccaaatatcattacaatccatctacacgttctacagttatgctgactttaagcatccgacgacacccatgcaaacgatttacctccttacttatgcaaattcggtctcatttgcatagtttgcacttaagtgtgtacaacttggtctaacctacctgtgtaccaaagaacatgacgatctgtcgatccactcttcagttcttctacattgaagattttaacaaatacgccattgcagttccagtcacacatgccagggggcccaaaattgaccttgaccttcctcctcctaacacccacccacataccaaaaatcattacaatccatgtacaggttctacagttatggtgactttaagcgtccggtgacacatacatacacacaaacaccaaacgcaagcaaaacagtatctccatgaaaaagcctttttttcatggagataatcaaacccaaaaagcgtagattgtattccgtagtagttcttagaatagccatttgttccacttgtcatcaacattgttaactGGCACTATCAGTACAGTATACCCTTCTATGCATTtttacatgttgcaattagccctcgggcaagaacttgcaaataaaacatatattattatcattactgtTCAGCGTACATACTGCTCTTTTCACAAGGATTAATGAGATGGCATTATGGCAAGAAAAAGATAGGAGGGATATGAAATTACATTGCAATAATTATTCATAATACTTATAGTGACAGTCagccattttcaaaatttatacaAGAAATGCTTAAAATTCAGTGATCTTTCAGCCATTAAGTAGCTTCGATGCTTACCTGCCTCATCCAGATATTAACCATGATGTCTTGCTGTCGATCATTCTAGACATGGCAACAGAGAAAATTATCAAAATAATAAATATTATTTGCATTATGATTCTTTATGTGTCCAGCATGCCTTTTACATATAGTGCAACaactatgtatatgtactggtgTATTTATCATTAACAAAATTGGGTGAAAGGAAATTGAAGGAAATCGAAGCACAATATACTTGAAATGTAATATCCACATAGGAAATAAAGCAACGAAAGACAGCACAATATGCTATATCAGTGATACTATCGTATTATGGATGTGCAATagttgaaaatgaatgaaagttGAATGATAAAGTCACACAAATTCAAGTACTTTCAGAAGGAACAACTCACCACGTTGATAAGTTGAGCCAAGGCGATGTCTATTGCCACGGTAACGGGGGAAGAGCTGTTTTTCACCGGCCGGGCGTCGGTGTTGTACCCGCTCAGAAGGCGGTCGACCAGGTGATTTTCACTGAAGTTGCCGCCGCAAACTGTATTACATGACAATCGTTTTTTTTACACACGCCACCTCtaattttcacacatttttattctttttatcaCGTCAAGATAGAAATCCGCTGCAATCCACAATATAACATCTACTATGttaaacataattccgccagggtacataattccgaaATCCTGAACAcacacgtccaaacagatctccaacccaacgtcccccagtataatgcactcctgtttaTCTAAACCgtgcactgtttttcaaagtggtggatttatgtaacccggcggattaacaTTAATGAAGGTTCCATCCCCAAGCCCTTGACATGAGAATAGATTGGGGTACATGTAACGTACAGGAAATGTACAGTCACGTCTGCATTTATATACACGATATTTTAAAATGGTGCTGCATAAACGCAAAAGTCATAAGCGGTACAAAGTACATACCTTTAATAATAGTGACCAGGCTCACCACAAACCAGCATAGACCTACTCCTCGCATCTTCGTATCCTAGAAAAAGCACAGCCAAAGAATAAACTTCTAAAATCTCTGTCTATTGCAAAACTGTATGCTCTCCTTCGCGTGTCACGACTTACATGTCAATGAATGACTCACCCCAAGTCAGACGACAAGATTTACACTATCATCCTATGTACACTTCACCTGTGAAGAAATTTAGCCTCCACCCCTGTTTTCAGCCGACAATGGTACTGACCCGTATCGTATATTTGCTCACCCCTGACAACATGGCATTcattaccgtaaatgcagaattgttcgcggtagttttatgttcgcgttttttcgcggtgaactctgtACCGCGAACTTCAAAGCAccgcgaaaagctgttccattgtgtgactgtagcgctactaatgTTCCagccgcgaactcaaaaccactacgaacactacattttctcagaaattaaaaccacgcgcacatttctgcatttacagtataacctTTCTACTAGTACACACAATGTTATCGCGAAACGACAAAGAACATCTTGTGATTTATACTTGGTCTATAATGTTCTCACAATGTCTATGTCATGGATAGAGATATTTATAAAGCATGAATATTTATGAGCAGGATTTTACAAGACGAACCTGTTTTCAATCACTCAGTGGCGTTTGTATAACGCCTACGTCTCACCAGTCATTATGTATTGACAAATCTAGGGATCGTTCGGAAATATGGAACTTCACGTGAAGCAGGTGGAAGGgaataaaaaaattatcacGTCCTCAACGTTGAATATTTATTGCTTTATCGAGTTACATCAATCGGTGTAACACTATTTAGAGTTGAAAATTCCTtagtaagaaaaaaaaggcataGAAATACTGGTGAATTCATGCCGGAAATAAACTTGGGTCCTAGTGTGAAAATCACCCCTAATCAGACCATTTACAAACACTATGGCTCAACTACACCTAAATCTTATCACCTTTTTTGGTTGCCCATTGTATCATATCTGTTTAGGGACGATTCGTAATGCCAACGCCCTTTATCCCCGGGGTGTAAACGTACATAAGGCAGTATACATGTCATATATGCCATACACGGTCAATTTAACTTCTCTCCAAAATAGCTGGTAGCTTATGTACACAATCACTTGGCACGGCAGCTGTTTTACTTCCTTCTGTACCTTTCTGGTCGATTATCAAAGAGATGCCTTTGTGTTTCATACCTCTCAAAAACTCGAAAACTACACACCAAAATTTTATGTAAGCCACATATAGAAGTGACTGATAATGACGGATGTTGAGAAGTGCACTTACCTTAGTATCTGCCAAGCAGGTGTGTTTTGTTTAAGACAGGCGGCTTTGGTAAACAGGTGTGAGCCTTTTCTGTCACGTCGGACGTACTTAAGGCCCCTCGAGACGTCTGGCAGGTCTCAGTTCCATGCGCGAGGGCTTTGTCTCGTTGCCAACGTGGTAAACCACTTTtgattatttgatatttctgtGCCACTGATTATCGACCCTTCATTCCGTGAATCATTTTCTAAATATGAAATCATGATAACAATAAAGTACCCAATACTACTCATATATTACTGTAATTAAAGGATATTCAACATCAATATAGATTGATTGACCCAACCTTTGTGACGGTTATTTTGATAAGAACATTGAAGAATAAAAGGATTCGTCTCAGAAATGACCCAAATATTTCGGATACGTTTTTTTCTTGATTGTTGCTTGTTTGGAAAGCTGCAGATCAATTCTGCTCCGTAAGGTGGCGTGGCAGATTATCGTCTCCTTCGATGAATACATGAGGCAAAATAGCTTCTCACAAACGTGTAGTTTTCAAAGTATACTTATTAATGGAAACTATTTGCTTGAACTTATACATAGtacatttatgaaaaaaatattttatacaGCTGTTGAAACGAACTGTTACCATACCACCCTCGTGGTACCTGTTTTCCCACGTATGATTGGCAAAACCTCTTAAAGAAAGTTACATGCATCTTAACTCCTGTTCAAGTTTTACAGATGATTGCTTGGCTGGATAAGTAGGTTACCAAGTACTTAGAAGCAAAAGTGTTTCTACGCCTTGTGTTCCTTACAGAGCTAGTCAATTATGATAAGCAAACAATATCAATTTCCTGTACCCACAATTATGCATAATGTGATCTCTTAAATTATTCAATATCATCTTATTTCTGTTTGAACCCATTGTTGACTGAATTTGTTCCAAGGATCTAAGAACACGGTACGAGCGAGAAATTTAGTAGGCGTTTCTTCAAAGCAATATTTAATATTTATTTAGGTCGGCAGGCATGTATCAAGACATAACAATCGCATAACACTAACGTACGTAGTGTACGTCGATATGAAATACATATTTCAAACCGGTATACATACACAGTTAAGATGTACATTCTATGTACATTAGTCAAAATGatcacaaaaatatgaatatcaACCATCAATGATCTGCATAAGTGTAGCAAGTTCTACTTCACCTAAGCAATGCCACTTGTTTGATCTATTTCAAAAAGAATTCCTCCAAGTTGAAACATTATTTTTGTTGATAAAAGATGATATGTACACTGTAGACATGGCAATTTAAAAAGAGAATTGTTTTTACATAAATTCGTAGTGTTGACTGGTCACAATGACGATGAAAGACATACCCTTTGTACAGCATGTATCTCGACAAATAGAACATATACATTTGACATGCAATGAAGCACACCTCAACAAATTCGTTACGCAAACAAAAAAGAGGTATCATTTAGATGGATGGAATTATGAATACAATTCTAATAACTCCCAATGGCTTAATCCTAGATAATAACACCTCATGGCAAAGTATTCTTACACAGAAAACTTGTTTCATGCTTATCAGCGTATTTACATCAACAGCTATGACATTGACAGTCAATAACGTTCATGTATGTTGTAGTTCATGAGGCTGTTTCAATTGTCTAAATGCACAATGCATTATTTGACATTTGCCTAAATGCACAATGCATTATTTGGCATTTGCCTAAACGCACAATGCATTATTTCACAATTGCAAAGATGCACAATGCATCATTTGGCATTTGAAATGCAGCAACGCCGCCAAGCGACGTGGCTCACATCAGCAAATCGCTGAGAACCTTGGTACAGCAAAAACATCTCCAGATGTTGAAGGAGAATCACACCCCATATTTGGAAGGGGATCAGCTGCCAAGTTTTCACATATTTTTTGTTACACCACCTTGATCTTTAAGATTACATTATACGGATCTTCCTCACACATAAGTCATGGTGGCGTTGATGAGAACAGAGACCAAGAAGAATGTAGCAAGCAGACATCTATCCAGCCGTGCTGCCACTTCTTTCCATTCGTTCACCACTGCTTCCTCGCGATCCttcttctctctctcctctctggCTTCCTGGATTTCACTGATGATGGTGTCCAACTTCTGCAGAAGGGCCGCGTCGCTGTTGGTTACCAGAGGCGGCATCGTTGCCCCCCTCTGCAGCCTCTCTTCGTAGTGAAAGGCGTTCCCGTTTTGGGACGCCGTTGGCATCGGAGACACTGTGTTGGATTTCGGTCTGTTTTGTTTCCTGAGGTTCACGTCGTGGCTTGAAGTCTCGCTAAGACGTCTGATTTTGGAGTTTGTGTGAGATTGGACCATCCTGCAGCAGCCGCAGAAGAGCCACTCCGCCCACTGGTCTCTCCGCTCCATACGGAGGAGACGTTTGAGCCAGGCGGGgggagggttagggttggggttggtgAAGTGGAAGGACAGGATCCAGATACTCAACATGGAGGAGAGGGAGACAATCGCGATGATGGCTCCAAAGTATCGTCCTGCAAGTAGAATAGAGTGTCATAAGTTGTTGCTTCAAAActgttgtattcaccttacATAAGAGTGTGTTAGTTTATAGGAATGTGCCATCTCGCTACATACTTATCTATTCAAATGAATATTACGATTGAACTGCTGTAAATGGATGTCAATAATTTACGAAATATAGTACTTAACGTGTATCATGTAAAATCTCACAGAAGTTTAGTATAACATTTCAACAGTAGCACATATATGATTTTTGAACCAAACACTAACCTTTAAGAAAATAGCAATGTAGAAAAAAGTTCATCGACTTAATGTAAAAGGCAAAATATTCGCGAGGAATTGTTTGCATTTcggggtagggagaaaattgtgtcttcgcggtggttttaagtttgaagtGGGAATTCTACGTGCGGGTTTTTAATGTAAAGCGTAATGCTACCAAAAAGAGTGTGGTGAAGATGTTAAACAGAAAACTTCTACAGTGGTGATCCACCCTTACCTATGAACGGGATGTATCTAGATGTTGTGGGCAGATTCTCTGCCACGATCTGCATGAAGACGACCAGAGCCAGCAGCATGGTGGTACTCAGGGACAGCTTCTCACCGGAATCAGGGGGCATCGCGAAACTCAACAGGCTGGAAAAAAAGTACACAAGACTCAAAATTAACTGGAAAGTTCTTCTGCGATGGTAGAGGTCATTCCggatcaaagttaaactgtaatttcaaaCACAAATAAGACAATAAGTTGAAGGAAGATTTCTGGCAAGaggaataaaagaaaacatgaacatCAGGGCTTTACGGACATCCCTCGACAGAGACGGGGTCGCCGCAGACTTAAAGCAACTTGtaatatgatccactgctcaccgggCCACGTGCTCTATCTGCATgaagtgacgtcacagaagctgtAGAttactcattccttgacaagaTTGGAGTTGATAAGTCGAAAAGTTgggtaaatccaatttttgtgtgttggaaattaccgTTAAACCTAGATTCAGAGGATTCAGAATTCATGCATTCTCACGTGTAAGAAATTATCAATCAGGTATGTAGCCATATAATGCTACGGCATCAGGGACCTGCAATCATCCTTAGATATAGACGGAGGACGCCTTAGATTATCTCCTACATTTGATCATCATTATCCTTCTCATCATCAATTGTGCTTTGAATCTGCAAATAGATGTATACCTGATGATCAGGATAATGATGCAAGGTGCCACCACGTAGTACAGGTAGTACAGCGACTCTCTCTTCATGATAATGTAGAAGGTGACGTCAGGGTAAGGCTCTGGACAACAACTGTGAATAGAAATATTAGATTACTGAATGCTTGGCTTACAAACTGTGGTGTCCCCAAAcggtgttttatttttttattttgttttgtctcGTATCACTGATTAACAATTGTCAGTATTCTTACATTTGAtaacaatgaaaagaaaaaaatgcaaagcaGTACCTGTAATAGGCCTCGCTTCTTATTGCTCGAAGCTCTGTGATGGTCCATTCTTCGTTGCGGATGAAATTGGACAAGTCGCCATTCGGAGACCTATGAAATAGTAAGGTAACATTATATTTTTGACCAAAAATGAAAAAGCAATGGATTATCTGTGCAAACCAAGCTTTTTCCGTATCTATAAAAGGAAGATGTTTGAATCAGCCAGCTCACATTTCCGCTTGCGTATAAGTGAGCGATGCATTGTGGTCTTGGTCAAAGTTCAAGACTCCGTCGCTTTATAAACAATTCTTGTAGTGTGTAAGTCGGCAAAATGGTCTAAAATGTCTAGAAAAGCGGGAATTTTTTACTTGCGAAGGGAACATTTGACCCTACACCACAATGCATCACTCGCACATGCACACAAGGAACTATGAGGCGTTGGTGATGCTTACTTGCGCGTAACGTTCAGTGAGAAGCCATCGTAGGCCCATGACGAGAACTTGAGCGGGCACGACTGTTGGTCGTACGGGAAGAACTCGACGTCGATGAGGCAGGAAGCCTTGAATGTGAACGGGTACAGGAACGTCACGTACCCGTCAGAGTTCACAATGGCCTTGACCTCAGGCTGCTGGGCGAATCCTTCGTCAAATACGCTGGGGGAGAGAACCAGATGATGTTGAGACAAATGTCATTCGAAAAtataactcactcactcactcactcactcactcactctctcccatagctatAAATATAACTTTAGTAGGCTCATTCCCATATTCTTGCCTTAAGCCTTATGGAaaatcatagaaaaaaaaacgaacaGCATTCaagaacaatataacatgtgaCTAATCTACAAACTGACTCTAAATATCAACTTGTTAGGTTTGACtcctttatttagaacagtgaAATACGAACTATCCCATTTTTGTAATGTGTCAGTTATGTGATGTTGAGAGATTATGTGATGTAAAGAAgggagtagttttctttttgtttgttcacgTGAAAAATTAGCATGGAATTTGGCGGTTCCCTTGAAGAGCTCGCTTCTTTCTTATTTTAAGACTGCTTGCGAGTTGATCATACCCAATGTCGAGGTGCTTATAGATTTTAAACAGCAAAACGCTAATTCCATTGAAATATCATAAATCTTACTTGTTGTATAAGATGATGTCTGGTAACCAAATGCTGGTACTAGTCAGCCGTATGGAGGTGATCCCTCCGTAGTCAGAGGCGTTCCATTTTAAATGTTCGTCGTACCaaaactaaaaagacaacaaaatgaaagTCATCATTAACAGGAaattatgcttaggtcacaattgcgccggggCCCGTAGGGGGTATAGtcctggccgggccccgaagtcACAAATCAGTCAAACAAGTTAACTGTACAAACTGATAGATCTAGATGCACTGAACAAAGTGGAAACAACAACTCAAATGTGCTTGGTTTGGTTttatgacatttacataagaccaggggtgttaacaacccATAACACGGCCATCATTGGCTatttgtcggtgacgttcggtgacctgctaaTATGATTGGGCCTCGCTAGAAAATTACTGCCCGACGTTTAGagtacacgggggggggggatgtacCTCCCGGTGtttgcacgattagctcacggcgtctatttgttaccgggtcccgtgTTGATTTCAAGCCCGAgataaaatgattaaaaaaagcccggtagcaacagggtgtcccacggggccacgtaggggtcacgcccgaaagtgaaaaaaaaacagcccgtcaactaTGTACTGTCTGAACAATGACGTTGCAAACTTTGTACTTGGAGACGTTTTGTGTTCTTAAGGAAATGCAATAGAGTGCCCACCCAAGAGACGTCAACGTAATTTATTTATGACGTCAGTAGCCTTTGTTATATTGCTAaggacatgttgtaaggttAAGGTGCATCTTAATCTGAATGAGCACTATAAATAGTATTGGTAGAAGTTGGCTTTGTACCAATAGATATCAGGTTGCATACTGACGTAATGCAGGGAGTGGCTCTTGTACAATACAATTGTGATAATGACATTGCGAAACAGGATCTGGATCTACAGCGGAAATGACGTAGTACTTACGTGTCTCAACCATACGTTGATTGTGATGAGTTGTTCTCTGTCATTCTGTAAAATGCAGAGCATACGCTTCATTAATGTCAACGTTTTGCTGTTAGTTTTTATAACTGATGTATATGAACTTAAATTAATATTCAACCGAATTGTGGC contains these protein-coding regions:
- the LOC136425315 gene encoding neuronal acetylcholine receptor subunit alpha-10-like encodes the protein MYGRWFLCGAIFVAILKGCCGLSLEADLITHLMTGYNREARPVEDASTAVQVTLDMALAQVIDVNDREQLITINVWLRHFWYDEHLKWNASDYGGITSIRLTSTSIWLPDIILYNNVFDEGFAQQPEVKAIVNSDGYVTFLYPFTFKASCLIDVEFFPYDQQSCPLKFSSWAYDGFSLNVTRKSPNGDLSNFIRNEEWTITELRAIRSEAYYSCCPEPYPDVTFYIIMKRESLYYLYYVVAPCIIILIISLLSFAMPPDSGEKLSLSTTMLLALVVFMQIVAENLPTTSRYIPFIGRYFGAIIAIVSLSSMLSIWILSFHFTNPNPNPPPAWLKRLLRMERRDQWAEWLFCGCCRMVQSHTNSKIRRLSETSSHDVNLRKQNRPKSNTVSPMPTASQNGNAFHYEERLQRGATMPPLVTNSDAALLQKLDTIISEIQEAREEREKKDREEAVVNEWKEVAARLDRCLLATFFLVSVLINATMTYV